In Dermatophilus congolensis, a genomic segment contains:
- a CDS encoding metal ABC transporter substrate-binding protein, whose protein sequence is MRRHHSRRPTRKAPRWVIAAAAATSAAVFLTACAPGSSTNGSSTKKPVVLTTFTVLADIASNIAGNHLDVRSITKPGAEIHGYEPTPGDIAKASEADLILDNGLNLEQWFTKFVSTVKTPHTVVSAGVTPINITEDAYAGKPNPHAWMSPSAVETYVDNMVTAFSKLDPAHANDYRANGATYKNELRKVRTDLTTTLHTLPENQRALVTCEGAFSYLAKDAGLTEKYIWPVNAEQQATPQQITSVIDFVRSNKIPAVFCESTVSDKPMKQVVDATETTFGGTLYVDSLSAADGPVPTYLDLIRHDAKTIAGALTGKTQ, encoded by the coding sequence ATGCGGCGGCACCACAGCAGGAGACCCACGAGAAAAGCACCCCGATGGGTTATCGCCGCCGCTGCCGCGACCAGTGCCGCAGTGTTCCTGACTGCCTGCGCCCCCGGCTCATCCACCAATGGCAGCTCCACTAAAAAACCCGTGGTCTTGACTACGTTCACCGTGTTAGCTGACATCGCCAGCAATATCGCCGGGAACCACCTCGACGTACGCTCTATCACCAAACCTGGCGCTGAAATTCACGGCTATGAACCCACTCCCGGCGACATCGCTAAAGCATCTGAGGCTGACCTCATCCTTGATAACGGTCTCAACCTCGAACAGTGGTTCACCAAATTCGTTTCCACTGTGAAAACTCCCCACACCGTGGTCTCTGCAGGCGTCACCCCGATCAACATCACCGAAGACGCCTATGCCGGAAAACCCAACCCGCACGCGTGGATGAGCCCCAGCGCTGTCGAAACCTACGTGGACAATATGGTCACTGCCTTCAGCAAACTCGACCCCGCTCACGCCAACGATTACCGCGCAAACGGCGCCACCTACAAAAACGAACTCCGTAAAGTCCGCACCGATTTGACCACTACTTTGCACACTCTTCCCGAGAACCAACGCGCCCTGGTCACCTGCGAAGGAGCGTTCTCCTACCTCGCTAAAGACGCCGGGCTGACCGAAAAATACATTTGGCCCGTCAACGCTGAACAGCAAGCCACGCCCCAACAAATCACCTCGGTCATCGATTTCGTCCGCAGCAACAAGATTCCCGCCGTGTTCTGCGAATCCACCGTTTCAGACAAGCCCATGAAACAAGTCGTTGACGCAACGGAGACCACCTTCGGTGGCACTCTCTACGTCGACTCTCTTTCCGCCGCCGACGGGCCCGTCCCCACCTACCTCGACCTCATCCGCCACGATGCTAAAACCATCGCTGGCGCTCTTACGGGAAAAACACAATGA
- a CDS encoding metal ABC transporter ATP-binding protein encodes MTLAVDVTNVHVRYGDITALSGATLHVMPGRICGLIGMNGSGKSTLFKTIMGITSHHEGSISINGSDTATARRNGLIGYVPQNEDVDWAFPISVRDVVMMGRYGHQGFTRRPRPTDHAAVDEALARVDLTDLAHRQIGNLSGGQRKRAFVARGIAQGARILLLDEPFAGVDKRSEKTIVDLLKNLAASGVTVIVSTHDLHALPDLADEAALLLRRTLFHGPVAEALRPENLTRAFGLDTLQEQW; translated from the coding sequence ATGACCCTTGCCGTTGACGTAACCAACGTTCACGTCCGCTACGGCGATATCACCGCTTTATCGGGCGCGACTTTGCACGTCATGCCCGGACGGATCTGCGGACTCATCGGAATGAACGGCTCGGGAAAATCCACACTTTTTAAAACCATCATGGGGATCACTTCCCACCATGAGGGCAGCATCAGTATCAACGGCTCCGACACCGCCACCGCCCGCCGTAATGGCTTGATCGGATATGTGCCCCAAAACGAAGACGTTGACTGGGCCTTCCCTATCAGTGTTCGCGACGTTGTCATGATGGGACGGTACGGGCATCAAGGATTCACCCGACGGCCACGCCCCACTGACCACGCCGCTGTTGATGAGGCTCTCGCCCGCGTCGACCTGACTGACCTCGCCCACCGCCAGATCGGTAACCTCTCCGGCGGTCAACGTAAACGAGCATTCGTTGCTCGTGGAATCGCGCAAGGAGCACGCATTCTCCTGTTGGATGAACCTTTCGCTGGCGTCGATAAACGTTCCGAAAAAACAATCGTGGACCTCCTCAAAAACCTTGCTGCCAGCGGCGTTACCGTCATCGTCTCTACCCACGACTTGCATGCCTTGCCTGATCTGGCTGATGAAGCCGCTCTCTTGCTGCGACGTACCCTCTTCCATGGTCCCGTCGCTGAGGCGTTACGGCCAGAAAACCTCACCCGCGCTTTTGGTCTCGACACCCTTCAAGAACAGTGGTGA
- a CDS encoding metal ABC transporter permease, translating to MNLVLNFLLEPLHYEFLLRALAATTIAAAVSGFLSCWLVLIGWSLMGDAVSHAVLPGVVLAYILGIPFAVGALVFGVLAVALIGAVRTGSRVKEDAAIGIVFTTLFAAGLVLISVTPSHMDLQHVVFGNILGVGDTDLIQIGLLAAVAFAVLVLKRRDLMLFAFDPVHAQAIGLRPRVLSGILLTLLAFTAVVALQVVGVILVVAMLVIPGATAYLLTDRFERMLLLAPATSVACSVVGIYVSFWLDVSSGGIIVVLQGCLFGVVMLFAPRHGVISRWLMRGRAAHSGADAACTTQTASVAAAPSTNGASSSSTKTFTDPENAAPGT from the coding sequence GTGAACCTTGTGCTCAATTTCCTTCTTGAACCCCTTCACTACGAATTCCTTCTGCGTGCACTCGCTGCCACCACGATCGCTGCAGCGGTGAGTGGGTTTCTTTCTTGCTGGCTAGTTCTCATTGGCTGGTCCCTCATGGGGGATGCGGTCTCGCACGCTGTGCTACCTGGGGTGGTGTTGGCCTACATCCTGGGGATCCCGTTTGCGGTGGGAGCATTGGTGTTCGGGGTGTTAGCAGTAGCGCTGATCGGGGCGGTGCGTACCGGCAGCAGAGTGAAAGAAGACGCTGCTATCGGGATCGTGTTCACCACGTTGTTCGCTGCTGGGCTGGTATTGATCTCAGTCACCCCTAGCCACATGGACTTGCAGCATGTGGTTTTCGGGAACATCCTCGGCGTCGGTGACACAGACCTTATCCAGATTGGGTTACTGGCGGCGGTGGCTTTCGCTGTCTTGGTGCTTAAACGCCGTGACCTGATGCTGTTCGCGTTCGACCCGGTGCATGCTCAAGCAATCGGTCTGCGTCCTCGTGTCCTGTCCGGGATTTTGCTCACTTTGCTCGCATTCACTGCCGTGGTGGCGTTGCAAGTGGTGGGGGTGATCCTTGTGGTGGCGATGCTCGTGATTCCTGGGGCGACTGCTTATCTGCTCACAGACAGGTTTGAGCGGATGCTGCTACTTGCCCCGGCCACATCAGTGGCGTGCTCGGTGGTGGGGATTTACGTCAGTTTCTGGCTGGATGTTTCCTCTGGCGGCATCATCGTTGTGCTGCAAGGCTGCCTGTTTGGTGTGGTGATGCTGTTTGCGCCGCGGCACGGCGTGATATCGCGGTGGCTCATGAGAGGTAGAGCTGCTCACTCAGGTGCTGATGCCGCCTGTACTACCCAGACCGCGTCAGTTGCGGCGGCGCCCAGCACTAACGGGGCCTCATCATCATCGACGAAAACATTCACTGACCCCGAAAACGCAGCGCCCGGCACGTAG
- a CDS encoding ATP-binding cassette domain-containing protein, whose product MKFSDRCTEGKQAPILENCSLEIKEGGLTAIVGPSGAGKTSLLYCLGG is encoded by the coding sequence GTGAAGTTTTCCGATAGATGCACAGAGGGAAAACAGGCGCCGATTCTGGAAAATTGTTCCCTGGAAATAAAAGAGGGCGGATTAACGGCTATCGTTGGCCCAAGTGGCGCAGGTAAGACATCTCTCTTGTATTGCCTTGGGGGTTAG
- a CDS encoding ABC transporter ATP-binding protein has translation MVINGTDIYGLNDEKRTRFLRENVSFVFQDYNLIDYLSVEDNICLPRELAKKHIDPASVDDILHRFGLHERKNAKVKTLSGGEQQRAALCHAILMRPSIIFADEPTGALDTANTNTVLHVLQDMATKHCSVVMVTHDMESAALADKVVFMRDGSIENITGPTNAGEIMRAMVRLEDK, from the coding sequence GTGGTAATTAACGGCACTGATATATATGGCCTTAATGACGAGAAACGCACGCGCTTCCTGCGCGAAAATGTTAGTTTCGTCTTTCAAGATTATAATTTAATCGACTATTTAAGTGTTGAAGATAATATATGCCTCCCTCGTGAATTAGCAAAGAAGCACATCGACCCCGCCAGTGTGGATGATATCTTGCACCGTTTCGGCCTCCATGAAAGAAAAAACGCAAAAGTCAAGACTCTCTCCGGCGGTGAACAGCAGCGCGCGGCTCTATGTCACGCTATTCTCATGCGCCCATCTATTATTTTTGCTGACGAGCCAACGGGGGCACTTGATACTGCCAATACGAACACTGTTTTACATGTTCTCCAAGACATGGCAACGAAACACTGCTCGGTTGTCATGGTTACGCATGACATGGAATCCGCAGCATTGGCCGACAAAGTCGTTTTTATGCGTGACGGTTCCATTGAAAACATTACTGGCCCTACCAATGCTGGTGAAATAATGCGCGCTATGGTAAGACTTGAGGATAAATAA
- a CDS encoding ABC transporter permease, which yields MATIAIVTALVTMCSTQFFWTRDPKFIDAVNQQRYSLSEFTIVAQTIYIVVLLLAFFSLTVVGKSTVDSTRRIFAQWRLIGATPRDVRFGTYSIIALCSLLGAAPGTVLGTALSYVVVPAFNQLAASGFDTPILPPSLLAVAASFTLSVFTCFFGAIGSVRIASRARPIEVFRSSVTTQKSKQWWKIPTLAILLLIILSILILVGVTDGMKVGLSFVVNTSLHNGMMAVMFIFLMGNSSVIFVLKLLGNLAGKSGSVTGRLAAQAASERAAFSANTVAPLAAGLGSIGVILVSIESAASIIKTLDSSKAANMVDTLVIVALIAVVLLTTSAAVISLSSRQMSHERSLLRIAGMPRKQITIWYLWQGFLLSLTATLRAASPILVAMVTAAISSVSYVGHPIIVFPWLAIIFGVVSCWIVLFLVQWLPARRSLSEDIAVGLRSE from the coding sequence ATGGCCACTATTGCAATAGTTACAGCGCTGGTCACCATGTGTTCGACACAGTTCTTTTGGACGCGAGACCCAAAATTCATCGACGCGGTAAATCAACAAAGATATTCATTATCTGAGTTTACAATTGTCGCCCAAACAATCTATATAGTTGTTCTTTTACTCGCATTTTTTTCTTTAACGGTTGTCGGAAAGTCAACAGTTGACTCGACTCGTCGAATATTCGCTCAGTGGCGCCTCATTGGAGCCACACCCCGCGATGTCCGTTTCGGCACCTACTCGATAATCGCCTTATGTTCACTTCTCGGGGCCGCCCCAGGGACTGTCCTGGGTACCGCACTTAGCTATGTCGTCGTTCCAGCTTTCAATCAACTCGCCGCATCGGGTTTTGATACACCTATCCTCCCGCCCTCATTGCTAGCAGTCGCAGCCTCATTCACTTTAAGTGTTTTTACGTGTTTTTTCGGAGCAATAGGGTCGGTGCGGATAGCTTCACGGGCAAGACCGATTGAGGTTTTCCGGAGCTCAGTCACTACTCAGAAAAGTAAGCAATGGTGGAAAATTCCTACTTTAGCTATATTGTTGCTGATAATCCTATCTATTTTGATCCTAGTTGGGGTTACCGATGGCATGAAGGTAGGCTTATCGTTCGTAGTGAACACTTCTCTGCATAATGGAATGATGGCTGTTATGTTTATTTTCCTTATGGGTAACAGTTCAGTCATATTCGTCTTGAAACTGTTAGGGAATCTCGCAGGGAAATCTGGCAGCGTTACGGGTCGACTAGCGGCACAAGCTGCATCTGAGCGCGCGGCATTCAGCGCGAATACAGTAGCGCCCCTGGCTGCCGGACTAGGAAGTATTGGGGTAATACTGGTTTCTATAGAATCTGCTGCCTCGATAATCAAAACTCTTGACAGCTCAAAAGCAGCAAACATGGTGGATACGCTAGTAATCGTGGCACTCATTGCTGTAGTGCTTCTCACTACTTCCGCAGCTGTTATTTCGCTCTCTTCAAGGCAAATGAGCCATGAGAGATCTTTGCTGAGAATCGCTGGGATGCCAAGAAAACAAATAACTATATGGTACCTCTGGCAAGGATTTTTGCTTTCTCTTACCGCAACGCTACGAGCGGCTTCCCCAATTTTAGTAGCCATGGTAACTGCAGCAATAAGTTCCGTTAGTTACGTTGGGCACCCAATCATCGTCTTCCCGTGGTTAGCAATAATCTTTGGTGTCGTTTCATGCTGGATAGTGCTCTTCCTTGTTCAATGGCTCCCCGCTCGCCGCTCACTATCCGAAGACATCGCCGTCGGCCTCCGATCAGAATAA
- the rocD gene encoding ornithine--oxo-acid transaminase has protein sequence MTQSIDISTSHVGERTNVHLAAAEAAITPNYAPLPVVLASGEGAWVTDVDGRRYLDALAGYSALNFGHRHPGLTAVAHEQLDTLTLTSRAFHSDRLADFCTELAALCGKEMVLPMNTGAEAVESGIKVVRRWGSLRKGVTPEHSKIIVMDGNFHGRTTTIVGFSTDPDAREHFGPFTPGFQVVPYGDATALEAAIDEHTVAVLVEPIQGEGGVIIPPADFLPTVRRLCTEHQVLMIADEIQSGLGRTGRLFACDHVDVVPDMYLLGKALGGGILPVSAVVADRDVLGVLTPGSHGSTFGGNPFSAAVGLAVVRLLATGEFQNRASELEPVMREGLDKLVGHGVENYRLVGLWAGVDIDPALMTGKQAAKRMAQEGVLVKETHGSTIRLAPPLVVTAEEVRLITDTLKKVLTDAAVTSEQN, from the coding sequence ATGACCCAGTCCATCGACATCTCAACGAGCCACGTAGGTGAACGCACCAACGTGCACCTCGCAGCGGCAGAAGCCGCCATCACACCGAATTACGCCCCTTTGCCGGTTGTGCTTGCCAGCGGAGAAGGCGCCTGGGTGACAGATGTGGATGGACGCCGCTACCTCGACGCGTTGGCAGGATACTCAGCCCTGAACTTCGGACACCGACACCCAGGACTCACCGCAGTCGCGCACGAACAGCTGGACACATTGACACTGACCAGCCGTGCCTTCCACTCCGACCGCCTCGCAGACTTCTGCACCGAACTAGCAGCACTGTGCGGTAAAGAAATGGTCCTGCCAATGAACACCGGCGCCGAAGCAGTCGAAAGCGGCATCAAAGTGGTCCGCCGCTGGGGATCACTGCGTAAAGGCGTCACACCCGAACACTCAAAAATCATCGTCATGGACGGCAACTTCCACGGCCGCACCACCACCATCGTCGGCTTCTCCACAGACCCCGACGCACGCGAGCACTTCGGCCCCTTTACCCCCGGATTCCAGGTAGTCCCTTACGGCGACGCCACCGCACTCGAAGCCGCGATCGATGAGCACACCGTGGCCGTACTAGTAGAACCAATCCAAGGCGAGGGCGGCGTGATCATCCCACCAGCCGACTTCCTCCCCACCGTGCGGCGCCTATGCACCGAACACCAAGTCTTGATGATCGCCGACGAAATCCAGTCAGGCCTAGGCCGCACCGGGCGCCTATTCGCATGCGACCACGTAGACGTAGTGCCCGACATGTACCTGCTGGGTAAAGCACTCGGTGGTGGAATCCTGCCCGTTTCAGCAGTCGTGGCCGACCGAGACGTGCTAGGTGTACTCACCCCCGGTTCGCACGGGTCAACCTTCGGCGGAAACCCATTCTCGGCAGCAGTGGGCCTAGCAGTGGTGCGCCTACTAGCAACCGGCGAATTCCAGAACCGCGCCAGCGAACTAGAACCAGTGATGCGAGAAGGACTCGACAAGCTCGTTGGACACGGCGTGGAAAACTACCGACTCGTGGGCTTGTGGGCCGGAGTCGACATCGACCCAGCCCTCATGACCGGTAAACAAGCCGCCAAACGTATGGCTCAAGAAGGCGTACTCGTCAAAGAAACCCACGGATCCACAATCAGGTTGGCTCCGCCGCTAGTTGTCACCGCCGAGGAAGTACGACTCATCACGGACACCCTGAAAAAGGTCCTCACCGACGCAGCAGTCACCTCCGAACAAAACTGA
- a CDS encoding threonine/serine ThrE exporter family protein, producing MGEPVNAAHALGEDVRVVLRLGSHLAAAGTGSYRVRQAMRQVAAVLGIEHLDASITTTFIALTARRGEEFRTVVREISSVGVDAGRIAGLERVAAQVRPGVTAAEVDARITAVQRGVRRWGMFPRSAAAGVGCAAFALLNGFGVWDAVAVIGSAGVGQAVRMALTRRHVAPLGVVGACSAVSCLVFLAVATGLAALTGAEGITPGAGLVTAVLYLVPGFPLYTGLLDLAHQDLLAGAGRLLYAGTVVVTSGGVVWFLASITGVAPAVPTPHELGVVASVLLWGVGGFVGVAAFAMLFDARLRIVFLAGAIGAAANLTRMVLVFFAVPAQTACFTAGLVIGLLAAVAAQLGQVPRITVSVPAAIIMVPGTLMYRALYHLNAGAMSECVSETAHVALLLISIGAGLGLARLCTDPAWTFDHRPAQAATAK from the coding sequence GTGGGTGAACCGGTTAATGCGGCGCATGCCCTCGGTGAGGATGTCCGGGTCGTGTTGCGGTTGGGCAGTCATTTAGCTGCGGCAGGAACAGGGTCATACCGCGTGCGGCAAGCGATGCGGCAAGTGGCGGCGGTTTTAGGTATTGAGCATCTGGACGCCAGCATCACAACAACGTTTATTGCGTTGACAGCGCGGCGAGGTGAGGAATTCCGTACCGTGGTGCGCGAGATTTCGAGCGTGGGGGTGGATGCGGGGCGGATCGCTGGGCTGGAGCGCGTAGCGGCGCAAGTACGGCCAGGGGTCACGGCCGCGGAGGTGGATGCACGGATCACGGCTGTGCAGCGCGGTGTGCGCCGGTGGGGAATGTTTCCCCGCTCTGCGGCTGCAGGGGTGGGGTGCGCCGCGTTCGCGTTACTGAACGGTTTTGGGGTGTGGGATGCGGTGGCTGTGATCGGGTCGGCAGGGGTGGGGCAAGCTGTTCGGATGGCGTTGACGCGTCGTCATGTGGCGCCGTTGGGGGTGGTGGGGGCGTGTTCAGCTGTGTCGTGTCTGGTGTTCCTTGCGGTGGCGACCGGGTTAGCTGCGTTGACGGGGGCGGAGGGGATTACGCCGGGGGCTGGGTTAGTGACTGCTGTGCTTTATCTGGTTCCTGGTTTTCCGCTGTACACGGGGTTGCTTGATCTTGCTCACCAGGATCTTCTGGCTGGGGCAGGACGATTGTTGTATGCCGGGACGGTGGTGGTCACTTCAGGGGGTGTGGTGTGGTTTCTGGCTTCCATCACGGGTGTGGCCCCAGCGGTGCCGACTCCGCACGAACTGGGGGTAGTGGCCAGTGTGTTGTTGTGGGGTGTGGGTGGTTTTGTTGGAGTGGCTGCGTTTGCGATGTTGTTCGATGCGCGGTTACGTATCGTGTTTCTTGCTGGGGCGATTGGTGCGGCAGCGAACTTGACTCGGATGGTGTTGGTGTTTTTCGCGGTGCCTGCGCAGACGGCGTGTTTCACCGCTGGGTTGGTGATTGGGTTGTTGGCGGCGGTGGCTGCCCAGTTGGGGCAGGTTCCGCGGATTACGGTTTCAGTGCCGGCGGCGATCATTATGGTGCCGGGGACGTTGATGTACCGGGCTCTTTACCACCTGAATGCGGGTGCGATGAGCGAGTGTGTCAGTGAGACAGCGCATGTGGCGCTGTTGTTGATTTCTATTGGTGCGGGGTTGGGGTTGGCGCGTTTGTGTACGGATCCGGCGTGGACTTTTGATCACCGGCCAGCGCAGGCGGCCACCGCGAAGTGA
- a CDS encoding YfcC family protein: MTSPAVDDTQTTTKPGRRWSFPSAFTILFLLTLLAVAATWIVPAGSYAKLTYDQPSQSLAVTSPQGQKTSLPATQNSLDKLGVKIDVSKFTDGEITKPVSIPHTYERLEQKPASLADITTSMVNGTVEAADIIVFILILGGLIGVVKATGAFDAGLIALTQRTKGREFLLVSTVSVLMVLGGTSCGLEEEAVAFYPILVPIFIAMGYDAIICVGAIFLAGSMGTTFSTINPFSVVIASNAAGTQFTEGIWWRAFGCAAGAVAVISYLWWYARKIKTDPTSSYTYADREKFAARWQLETGDGSHVVFEWRRKIILVLFVVPFPLMVWGVMVGGWWFPEMAASFLAITIGIMFLAATGPHRLTEKQLVDSFTAGASSLVGVSLIIGLARGINLVMNNGLISDTMLDAASNLVHGMNGPLFIVAMLFVFFFLGFVVPSSSGLAVLAMPIMAPLGDTVGIDRWIIVCAYQWGQYAMLFLTPTGLVMATLQMLDISFSHWVRFVWPMVVFVLSFGGLLLITQVLLTT, from the coding sequence ATGACAAGCCCAGCAGTAGACGACACGCAGACCACCACAAAGCCTGGGCGCCGATGGTCTTTCCCATCTGCCTTCACAATTCTTTTCCTGCTCACGCTTTTGGCTGTCGCTGCTACCTGGATCGTTCCCGCCGGCTCCTACGCCAAGCTCACATACGATCAGCCATCCCAATCATTGGCTGTCACTTCACCCCAAGGGCAAAAAACATCCCTGCCTGCTACCCAAAACTCTCTTGACAAGCTCGGTGTGAAAATTGACGTCAGTAAATTCACCGACGGCGAGATCACTAAACCTGTTTCCATCCCTCACACCTATGAACGGCTAGAACAAAAACCAGCCAGTCTCGCCGATATCACAACCAGCATGGTTAATGGCACCGTCGAAGCAGCTGACATCATCGTGTTCATCCTTATTCTCGGTGGTCTCATTGGCGTAGTGAAAGCAACCGGAGCGTTCGATGCTGGCCTGATCGCCCTCACACAACGCACCAAAGGGCGTGAGTTTCTTCTCGTATCAACAGTTTCGGTTTTGATGGTGTTGGGTGGGACGTCGTGTGGTCTTGAGGAAGAAGCTGTCGCGTTTTACCCGATTCTCGTACCTATTTTTATCGCTATGGGCTATGACGCCATCATCTGCGTCGGCGCGATCTTTCTCGCTGGATCAATGGGAACTACTTTCTCTACCATTAATCCGTTCTCTGTTGTTATTGCCTCTAATGCCGCTGGAACTCAATTCACGGAGGGGATCTGGTGGCGGGCTTTCGGATGCGCAGCTGGTGCGGTAGCTGTGATTTCTTATCTATGGTGGTACGCCCGCAAAATTAAAACCGACCCGACCTCGTCATACACGTACGCAGACCGAGAAAAATTCGCGGCGCGTTGGCAGTTAGAAACCGGTGACGGTAGCCATGTGGTTTTTGAGTGGCGCCGCAAAATCATTCTCGTATTGTTTGTGGTTCCTTTCCCGCTCATGGTGTGGGGCGTGATGGTGGGCGGCTGGTGGTTCCCAGAGATGGCGGCGTCTTTCTTAGCCATCACGATCGGCATCATGTTTCTGGCTGCTACCGGCCCGCACCGACTCACTGAAAAACAACTCGTTGACAGCTTTACTGCGGGGGCTTCCAGCCTGGTGGGGGTGTCACTCATTATTGGGCTGGCCCGGGGTATCAACCTCGTCATGAACAACGGGCTCATCTCTGACACGATGCTCGATGCCGCATCGAATTTGGTGCATGGCATGAATGGGCCACTTTTTATCGTGGCGATGCTGTTCGTGTTTTTCTTTCTCGGGTTTGTGGTGCCTTCTTCGTCGGGGCTGGCAGTGCTGGCGATGCCGATCATGGCGCCGCTGGGAGACACCGTCGGTATCGACCGGTGGATCATTGTGTGCGCCTACCAGTGGGGGCAGTACGCGATGCTTTTCCTCACCCCAACGGGGCTGGTGATGGCCACCTTGCAGATGCTTGACATTTCGTTCTCACACTGGGTGCGGTTCGTGTGGCCAATGGTTGTTTTCGTGCTCAGTTTTGGTGGGCTGCTGCTCATCACCCAGGTACTCCTCACCACGTAA
- a CDS encoding CPBP family intramembrane glutamic endopeptidase codes for MATVSIFFNHHSNHHYKLCRSYLFSLLLALISGGPEGLQRQLKTWEPGSNEITFFSMISFDLVLAALIPCVLISVRFGNKGCAALVHSVAGRFRWRWALRCVVTLLPVWVVYIGVEQFLTAPEGSHPEPNLLGIIFIAIFITPLQAAGEEYFFRGWMMQNVGSWFKDPRVALFIAGAVSTVTFAVAHGATDFWILVDLGGTAIACVYLTWRTGGLEAAVALHTVNNMIVGIGSGLAGTASASVVTESTTGSFVGTLVSVAMNVLAVVILLRLTRSTDVANRAHEPYATPAIP; via the coding sequence GTGGCGACCGTTAGTATCTTTTTCAATCATCACAGTAACCATCACTATAAGCTTTGTCGCTCTTATCTTTTTTCTCTTCTTTTGGCGTTGATTTCTGGTGGACCAGAGGGCCTTCAAAGACAGCTGAAGACATGGGAACCCGGGTCAAATGAGATCACATTTTTCTCTATGATTTCATTTGATCTGGTCCTTGCGGCACTTATTCCTTGTGTTCTGATTTCCGTACGGTTTGGAAACAAGGGATGCGCTGCTTTGGTTCATTCAGTTGCCGGGCGGTTCCGTTGGAGGTGGGCATTGCGTTGCGTTGTTACCCTCCTCCCGGTTTGGGTTGTCTATATCGGTGTAGAGCAGTTTTTAACTGCCCCTGAGGGCAGCCACCCTGAACCGAATTTGTTGGGAATTATTTTTATCGCGATTTTTATCACGCCTCTTCAGGCAGCTGGCGAGGAGTATTTCTTCCGTGGGTGGATGATGCAAAATGTTGGTTCTTGGTTCAAGGATCCGCGGGTGGCTTTGTTTATTGCAGGAGCAGTGAGCACGGTTACTTTCGCCGTAGCTCATGGAGCAACAGATTTCTGGATTTTGGTTGATCTTGGGGGAACAGCGATTGCTTGCGTTTATCTCACGTGGCGTACGGGTGGTTTGGAAGCGGCGGTGGCACTACACACGGTGAACAACATGATTGTTGGTATCGGCTCTGGTTTAGCTGGAACGGCCAGCGCGAGCGTTGTTACTGAATCGACAACGGGGTCTTTTGTTGGCACGTTGGTTTCTGTCGCCATGAACGTGTTGGCTGTTGTTATTTTGCTGCGTTTAACTCGTAGCACTGATGTGGCCAACCGGGCGCATGAGCCATATGCCACCCCTGCTATCCCCTGA
- a CDS encoding ABC transporter ATP-binding protein: MRANTTAAGELRSIRKTYGSVIAVDDLSLHVTPGEILTLVGPNGAGKTTTMEILAGLRSPDCGQALVHGNIPATSFKARLHVGIQQQKSRLPTGLKVREVIRSAEALYRDPGSVATIVDRLGLSPYRNCPVEELAGQWRRRLAVALACIGRPSLLIFDEPTSGLASEDCSDMWQFFCELRDCGAAIVTSAADFSEAEAFADRGVVLSHGRVVAEGSAPDIFAALCA, encoded by the coding sequence ATGAGAGCGAACACCACAGCTGCCGGCGAGCTTCGCTCGATCCGCAAAACTTACGGCTCTGTCATCGCAGTCGATGATCTGTCTCTGCATGTGACACCAGGGGAAATCCTGACGCTCGTAGGCCCCAACGGTGCCGGCAAAACAACCACTATGGAAATCCTGGCCGGACTACGCAGCCCAGACTGCGGCCAAGCACTCGTCCACGGCAACATCCCCGCTACTTCTTTCAAAGCTCGGCTCCACGTAGGAATACAGCAACAAAAATCACGCCTACCTACAGGGCTGAAAGTACGAGAGGTTATCCGCTCAGCTGAAGCTCTCTACCGCGACCCAGGATCGGTAGCCACGATCGTCGACCGGTTGGGGCTAAGCCCCTACCGAAACTGCCCAGTGGAGGAACTTGCGGGGCAATGGCGGCGACGCCTTGCCGTAGCGCTGGCGTGTATCGGCCGCCCTAGCCTGCTTATTTTTGATGAGCCCACCAGTGGCTTAGCTTCCGAGGATTGCAGTGACATGTGGCAGTTTTTCTGTGAGCTGCGTGATTGTGGCGCCGCGATCGTCACGTCCGCAGCGGACTTCTCTGAAGCTGAAGCGTTCGCCGACCGAGGTGTTGTGCTCTCGCATGGTCGGGTAGTTGCAGAGGGGTCAGCTCCCGACATCTTCGCCGCTCTTTGTGCCTGA